From Nomascus leucogenys isolate Asia chromosome 15, Asia_NLE_v1, whole genome shotgun sequence, a single genomic window includes:
- the BCO2 gene encoding beta,beta-carotene 9',10'-oxygenase isoform X3, whose translation MALLHQFRMAKGTVTYRSKFLQSDTYKANSAKNRIVISEFGTLALPDPCKNVFERFMSRFELPGKAAAMTDNTNVNYVRYKGDYYLCTETNFMNKVDIETLEKTEKVDWSKFIAVNGATAHPHYDPDGTAYNMGNSFGPYGFSYKVIRVPPEKVDLGETIHGAQVICSIASTEKGKPSYYHSFGMTRNYIIFIEQPLKMNLWKIATSKIRGKAFSDGISWEPQCNTRFHVVDKCTGQLLPGRYYSKPFVTFHQINAFEDQGCVIIDLCCQDNGRTLEVYQLQNLRKAGEGLDQVYNSAAKSFPRRFVLPLNVSLNAPEGDNLSPLSYTSASAVKQADGTIWCSHENLHQEDLEKEGGIEFPQIYYGQFNGKKYHFFYGCGFRHLVGDSLIKVDVVNKTLKVWREDGFYPSEPVFVPAPGTSEEDGGIILSVVITPNQNESNFLLVLDAKNFEELGRAEVPVQMPYGFHGTFIPI comes from the exons ATGGCACTGCTTCACCAGTTCAGGATGGCAAAGGGCACAGTGACATACAGGAGCAAGTTTCTACAGAGTGATACATATAAGGCCAACAGTGCTAAAAACCGAATTGTGATCTCAGAATTTGGCACACTGGCTCTCCCGGATCCATGCAAGAATGTTTTTGAACGTTTCATGTCCAGGTTTGAGCTGCCTGGTAAAGCTGCAG CCATGACTGACAACACTAATGTCAACTATGTGCGGTACAAGGGTGATTACTACCTCTGCACTGAGACCAACTTTATGAATAAAGTGGACATTGAAACtctggaaaaaacagaaaag GTAGATTGGAGCAAATTTATTGCTGTGAATGGAGCAACTGCACATCCTCATTACGACCCGGATGGAACAGCATACAATATGGGGAACTCCTTTGGGCCATATG GTTTCTCCTATAAGGTTATTCGGGTTCCTCCAGAGAAGGTGGACCTTGGGGAGACAATCCATGGAGCCCAGGTGATATGTTCTATTGCTTCTACAGAGAAGGGGAAACCTTCTTACTACCATAGCTTTG GAATGACAAGGAACTATATAATTTTCATTGAACAACCTCTAAAGATGAACCTGTGGAAAATTGCCACTTCTAAAATTCGGGGAAAGGCCTTTTCAGATGGGATAAGCTGGGAACCCCAGTGTAATACGCGGTTTCATGTGGTGGATAAATGCACTGGACAG CTCCTTCCAGGGAGATACTACAGCAAACCTTTTGTTACATTTCATCAAATCAATGCCTTTGAGGACCAGGGCTGTGTTATAATTGATTTGTGCTGTCAAGATAATGGAAGAACCCTAGAAGTTTACCAGTTACAGAATCTCAGGAAGGCTGGGGAAGGGCTTGATCAG GTCTATAATTCAGCAGCCAAATCGTTCCCTCGAAGGTTTGTTTTGCCTTTAAATGTCAGTTTGAATGCCCCTGAGGGAGACAACCTGAGTCCATTGTCCTATACTTCAGCCAGTGCTGTGAAACAGGCTGATGGAACG aTCTGGTGCTCTCATGAAAATCTACATCAGGAGGACCTAGAAAAGGAAGGAGGCATTGAATTTCCTCAGATCTACTATGGTCAATTCAATGGCAAAAAGTATCATTTCTTTTATGGCTGTGGCTTTCGGCATTTGGTGGGAGATTCTCTGATCAAGGTTGACGTGGTGAATAAGACACTGAAG GTTTGGAGAGAAGATGGCTTTTATCCCTCAGAACCTGTTTTTGTTCCAGCACCAGGAACCAGTGAAGAAGATGGTGGGATTATTCTTTCTGTGGTGATCACTCCCAACCAG AATGAAAGCAATTTTCTCCTAGTTTTGGATGCCAAGAACTTTGAAGAGCTGGGCCGAGCAGAGGTACCTGTGCAGATGCCTTATGGGTTCCATGGTACCTTCATACCCATCTGA
- the BCO2 gene encoding beta,beta-carotene 9',10'-oxygenase isoform X4 — protein sequence MALLHQFRMAKGTVTYRSKFLQSDTYKANSAKNRIVISEFGTLALPDPCKNVFERFMSRFELPGKAAAMTDNTNVNYVRYKGDYYLCTETNFMNKVDIETLEKTEKVDWSKFIAVNGATAHPHYDPDGTAYNMGNSFGPYGFSYKVIRVPPEKVDLGETIHGAQVICSIASTEKGKPSYYHSFGMTRNYIIFIEQPLKMNLWKIATSKIRGKAFSDGISWEPQCNTRFHVVDKCTGQLLPGRYYSKPFVTFHQINAFEDQGCVIIDLCCQDNGRTLEVYQLQNLRKAGEGLDQVYNSAAKSFPRRFVLPLNVSLNAPEGDNLSPLSYTSASAVKQADGTIWCSHENLHQEDLEKEGGIEFPQIYYGQFNGKKYHFFYGCGFRHLVGDSLIKVDVVWREDGFYPSEPVFVPAPGTSEEDGGIILSVVITPNQNESNFLLVLDAKNFEELGRAEVPVQMPYGFHGTFIPI from the exons ATGGCACTGCTTCACCAGTTCAGGATGGCAAAGGGCACAGTGACATACAGGAGCAAGTTTCTACAGAGTGATACATATAAGGCCAACAGTGCTAAAAACCGAATTGTGATCTCAGAATTTGGCACACTGGCTCTCCCGGATCCATGCAAGAATGTTTTTGAACGTTTCATGTCCAGGTTTGAGCTGCCTGGTAAAGCTGCAG CCATGACTGACAACACTAATGTCAACTATGTGCGGTACAAGGGTGATTACTACCTCTGCACTGAGACCAACTTTATGAATAAAGTGGACATTGAAACtctggaaaaaacagaaaag GTAGATTGGAGCAAATTTATTGCTGTGAATGGAGCAACTGCACATCCTCATTACGACCCGGATGGAACAGCATACAATATGGGGAACTCCTTTGGGCCATATG GTTTCTCCTATAAGGTTATTCGGGTTCCTCCAGAGAAGGTGGACCTTGGGGAGACAATCCATGGAGCCCAGGTGATATGTTCTATTGCTTCTACAGAGAAGGGGAAACCTTCTTACTACCATAGCTTTG GAATGACAAGGAACTATATAATTTTCATTGAACAACCTCTAAAGATGAACCTGTGGAAAATTGCCACTTCTAAAATTCGGGGAAAGGCCTTTTCAGATGGGATAAGCTGGGAACCCCAGTGTAATACGCGGTTTCATGTGGTGGATAAATGCACTGGACAG CTCCTTCCAGGGAGATACTACAGCAAACCTTTTGTTACATTTCATCAAATCAATGCCTTTGAGGACCAGGGCTGTGTTATAATTGATTTGTGCTGTCAAGATAATGGAAGAACCCTAGAAGTTTACCAGTTACAGAATCTCAGGAAGGCTGGGGAAGGGCTTGATCAG GTCTATAATTCAGCAGCCAAATCGTTCCCTCGAAGGTTTGTTTTGCCTTTAAATGTCAGTTTGAATGCCCCTGAGGGAGACAACCTGAGTCCATTGTCCTATACTTCAGCCAGTGCTGTGAAACAGGCTGATGGAACG aTCTGGTGCTCTCATGAAAATCTACATCAGGAGGACCTAGAAAAGGAAGGAGGCATTGAATTTCCTCAGATCTACTATGGTCAATTCAATGGCAAAAAGTATCATTTCTTTTATGGCTGTGGCTTTCGGCATTTGGTGGGAGATTCTCTGATCAAGGTTGACGTG GTTTGGAGAGAAGATGGCTTTTATCCCTCAGAACCTGTTTTTGTTCCAGCACCAGGAACCAGTGAAGAAGATGGTGGGATTATTCTTTCTGTGGTGATCACTCCCAACCAG AATGAAAGCAATTTTCTCCTAGTTTTGGATGCCAAGAACTTTGAAGAGCTGGGCCGAGCAGAGGTACCTGTGCAGATGCCTTATGGGTTCCATGGTACCTTCATACCCATCTGA